One window of Ailuropoda melanoleuca isolate Jingjing chromosome 3, ASM200744v2, whole genome shotgun sequence genomic DNA carries:
- the LOC100468799 gene encoding LOW QUALITY PROTEIN: protocadherin beta-5 (The sequence of the model RefSeq protein was modified relative to this genomic sequence to represent the inferred CDS: inserted 2 bases in 1 codon): protein METALAKTPQKRQVIFLAILLLLWEAGSDAIRYSMPEETESGSFVANLAKDLGLRVGELGTRGARIHYKGNKEVLQLDIETGNLLLYEKLDREVLCGATDPCVLYFQLLLENPVQFFQADLQLTDINDHSPEFLEKEMPLKIPESIQPGTTFPLKIAQDLDVGINTVQNYTISPSSHFHVVTRNRGDGRIYPELMLDRALDREEQSELSLTLTALDGGTPPRSGTTVVRIEVVDINDNAPQFLQSLYEVQVPENSPLNSLVVAVSAQDLDSGTYGNVVYTLFQGDEVTQPFVIDENTGEIRLKKALDFEATRYYNVEIAGTDGGGLSGKCTVAIEVVDVNDNAPELTMSTLASSTPENSPETVVAVFSVSDPDSGDNGRMVCSIQNDLPFLLKPTFKNFYTLVTERPLDRETQAEYNITITVTDLGTPRLKTQLNXVTVSDVNDNAPAFSQSSYTLRVRENNSPALHIGSVSATDRDAGANAQVTYSLLLPPHDPHLPLASLVSINADNGQLFALRALDYEALQAFEFGVRAADRGSPALSSQALVRVLVVDDNDNAPFVLYPLQNGSAPCTELVPRAAEAGYLVTKVVAVDGDSGQNAWLSYQLLKATEPGLFGVWAHNGEVRTARLLSERDAVKHRLLVLVKDNGEPPLSASVTLHVLLVDGFSQPYLPLPDVAAAEARADPLTVYLVIALASVSSLFLVSVLVFVAVRLCRRSRAASGGGCAVPEGPFAGHLVDVSGTGTLSHSYQYEVCLRGGSGTGEFKFLKPIIPKFPPHGAVEEIEGNATFRNSFGFN from the exons ATGGAGACTGCGCTAGCAAAAACGCCACAGAAAAGGCAAGTTATCTTTCTTGCTATATTGTTGCTTTTGTGGGAGGCTGGCTCTGATGCGATTAGGTATTCCAtgccagaagaaacagaaagtggcTCCTTTGTGGCCAACCTGGCGAAAGAccttgggctcagggtggggGAGCTAGGGACTCGGGGCGCGCGAATCCattacaaaggaaacaaagaggtCTTGCAGCTGGATATAGAAACCGGGAATTTGCTGCTGTATGAAAAACTAGACCGGGAGGTGCTGTGCGGGGCGACAGATCCCTGTGTACTATATTTCCAGTTATTACTGGAAAACCCTGTGCAGTTTTTTCAGGCTGATCTGCAGCTTACGGATATAAATGACCATTCCCCAGAGTTCCTAGAGAAGGAAATGCCCCTAAAAATCCCAGAGAGCATTCAGCCAGGGACcacatttcctttgaaaatagcTCAGGACTTGGACGTAGGTATCAACACTGTGCAGAACTACACAATCAGCCCCAGCTCCCATTTTCACGTTGTCACCCGTAATCGCGGAGATGGCAGAATATACCCAGAGCTCATGCTGGACAGAGCGCTGGATCGGGAGGAGCAGTCCGAGCTCAGTTTAACCCTCACGGCGCTGGATGGTGGGACTCCGCCCAGGTCAGGCACCACTGTAGTCCGCATTGAAGTCGTGGACATCAATGATAACGCCCCTCAGTTTTTACAGTCCCTCTATGAGGTACAGGTCCCCGAGAACAGCCCCCTAAACTCCTTAGTTGTCGCTGTCTCTGCCCAAGATTTAGATTCAGGAACATACGGGAATGTAGTCTACACTCTATTCCAAGGCGATGAAGTTACTCAACCATTTGTAATAGATGAAAATACAGGAGAAATTCGTCTGAAAAAGGCATTGGATTTCGAGGCAACTCGATACTATAATGTGGAAATTGCAGGCACAGACGGCGGGGGCCTTTCAGGAAAATGCACTGTAGCTATAGAGGTTGTGGATGTGAATGACAACGCCCCTGAACTTACCATGTCGACGCTCGCAAGCTCTACCCCAGAAAACTCACCAGAGACCGTAGTGGctgttttcagtgtttctgaTCCAGACTCCGGGGACAACGGTAGGATGGTTTGCTCCATCCAGAACGATCTCCCCTTTCTCCTGAAACCCACATTCAAGAACTTTTACACCCTAGTTACAGAGAGACCACTCGACAGAGAGACCCAGGCCGAGTAcaacatcaccatcaccgtcaccgACCTGGGGACCCCCAGGCTGAAAACCCAACTCAA CGTGACGGTGTCCGACGTCAACGACAACGCCCCCGCCTTCAGCCAAAGCTCCTACACCCTGCGGGTCCGCGAGAACAACAGCCCCGCCCTGCACATCGGCAGCGTGAGCGCCACCGACAGAGACGCGGGCGCCAACGCCCAGGTCACCTACtcgctgctgctgccgccccacGACCCGCACCTGCCCCTGGCCTCGCTGGTGTCCATCAACGCGGACAACGGGCAGCTGTTCGCGCTCAGGGCGCTGGATTACGAGGCGCTGCAGGCGTTCGAGTTCGGCGTGCGCGCGGCCGACCGCGGCTCGCCCGCGCTCAGCAGCCAGGCGCTGGTGCGCGTGCTGGTGGTGGACGACAACGACAACGCGCCCTTCGTGCTGTACCCGCTGCAGAACGGCTCGGCGCCCTGCACCGAGCTGGTGCCCAGGGCGGCCGAGGCGGGCTACCTGGTGACCAAGGTGGTGGCGGTGGACGGCGACTCGGGCCAGAACGCCTGGCTGTCGTACCAGCTGCTCAAGGCCACGGAGCCCGGGCTGTTCGGCGTGTGGGCGCACAACGGCGAGGTGCGCACGGCCCGGCTGCTGAGCGAGCGCGACGCCGTCAAGCACAGGCTGCTGGTGCTGGTCAAGGACAATGGCGAGCCGCCGCTGTCGGCCAGCGTCACGCTGCACGTGCTGCTGGTGGACGGCTTCTCGCAGCCCTACCTGCCGCTGCCGGACGTGGCGGCGGCCGAGGCCCGGGCCGACCCGCTCACCGTCTACTTGGTCATCGCCTTGGCGTCGGTGTCGTCGCTCTTCCTGGTGTCGGTGCTGGTGTTCGTGGCGGTGCGGCTGTGCAGGAGGAGCCGGGCGGCGTCGGGGGGCGGCTGCGCGGTGCCCGAGGGCCCGTTTGCGGGCCACCTGGTGGACGTCAGCGGCACGGGGACCCTGTCCCACAGCTACCAGTATGAGGTGTGTCTGAGGGGAGGCTCAGGGACCGGCGAGTTCAAGTTCTTGAAGCCTATTATCCCCAAATTTCCGCCCCATGGCGCTGTCGAAGAAATAGAGGGAAACGCCACCTTCCGGAATAGCTTTGGATTCAATTAG
- the LOC100468550 gene encoding protocadherin beta-6 produces MVDVLMGTGKGFFPLGSDIMEMARTKVHRKKRQVAILIIWMLLWEAGSESIQYSVLEESERGTFVANLTKDLGLGRGELAARGAQVVFKGNRQHLQLDPQTHDLLLNEKLDREELCGSTEPCVLPFQVLLENPLQFFQAALRVRDINDHAPEFPAREMLLKISEITTPGKLFPLKMAQDLDAGSNSLQTYIISSNPHFHVLTRHRSDGRKFPELVLDKALDREEQPEHRLTLTALDGGSPPRSGTTEIKILVLDSNDNAPEFAQELYEAQIPENNSLGSLIITVSARDLDAGSFGEVSYALFQVDDINQPFEINTITGEIRLRKTLDFEEIQSYHVDIEATDGGGLSGKCSLVIKVLDVNDNAPQLTMSSLISPIPENLPEIIVAVFSVSDADSGQNQQVLCSIDDNLPFLLRPSVENFYTLVTEGALDRESQAQYNITITVTDLGTPRLKTQHNLTVTVSDVNDNAPAFSQSSYTLRVRENNSPALHIGSVSATDRDAGANAQVTYSLLLPPHDPHLPLASLVSINADNGQLFALRALDYEALQAFEFGVRAADRGSPALSSQALVRVLVVDDNDNAPFVLYPLQNGSAPCTELVPRAAEAGYLVTKVVAVDGDSGQNAWLSYQLLKATEPGLFGVWAHNGEVRTARLLSERDAVKHRLLVLVKDNGEPPLSASVTLHVLLVDGFSQPYLPLPDVAAAEARADPLTVYLVIALASVSSLFLVSVLVFVAVRLCRRSRAASGGGCAVPEGPFAGHLVDVSGTGTLSHSYQYEVCLRGGSGTGEFKFLKPIIPNIVGEGANRGTEENSHFRNHFGFS; encoded by the coding sequence ATGGTGGACGTGCTGATGGGGACTGGAAAAGGATTTTTTCCTCTGGGATCAGACATAATGGAGATGGCGCGAACAAAAGTACATCGCAAGAAAAGGCAAGTGGCAATTCTCATTATATGGATGCTTTTGTGGGAAGCCGGTTCAGAATCGATTCAATATTCTGTACTGGAGGAGTCAGAAAGGGGCACGTTTGTGGCCAATTTGACAAAGGACCTGGGACTCGGGAGAGGAGAACTGGCTGCGCGGGGTGCCCAGGTTGTTTTCAAGGGGAACAGACAGCATTTGCAGCTTGACCCACAGACCCATGATTTACTGCTAAATGAGAAACTGGACCGGGAAGAGCTGTGCGGCTCCACTGAGCCATGTGTGCTACCTTTCCAAGTGTTACTGGAAAATCCCTTGCAGTTTTTTCAGGCTGCTTTACGAGTCAGAGATATAAATGACCACGCCCCGGAGTTCCCAGCCAGAGAAATGCTacttaaaatatcagaaattacTACACCAGGAAAgctatttcctttgaaaatggcACAGGATTTAGACGCTGGTAGCAACAGTCTTCAGACCTACATAATCAGCTCCAATCCTCATTTCCACGTTCTCACTCGCCATCGCAGCGACGGCAGGAAGTTCCCGGAGCTGGTGCTGGACAAAGCCTTGGACCGCGAGGAGCAGCCCGAGCATAGGCTTACCCTCACAGCGCTGGATGGTGGGTCTCCGCCCCGGTCTGGAACCACGGAGATTAAGATCCTGGTCTTGGACAGCAATGACAATGCTCCCGAGTTTGCTCAGGAGCTCTATGAGGCACAAATCCCTGAAAACAATTCCCTGGGCTCTCTGATTATCACTGTCTCAGCCAGAGATTTAGATGCAGGATCCTTTGGGGAGGTATCTTATGCCCTATTTCAGGTAGATGACATTAATCAACCTTTTGAAATAAACACAATTACAGGAGAAATTCGACTGAGAAAGACTTTGGATTTTGAGGAAATTCAATCTTATCACGTGGATATTGAGGCTACAGATGGCGGGGGACTATCAGGAAAATGCTCTTTAGTCATCAAGGTTCTGGACGTAAATGACAACGCTCCTCAATTGACCATGTCGTCACTCATCAGTCCCATCCCCGAAAACCTGCCAGAAATCATAGTAGCAGTTTTCAGTGTGTCAGATGCAGATTCTGGACAAAATCAACAAGTTCTTTGTTCTATAGATGACAATCTGCCCTTTCTTCTAAGACCATCAGTAGAGAATTTCTACACGTTGGTAACTGAAGGAGCGCTGGATAGAGAGAGCCAGGCCCAGTAcaacatcaccatcaccgtcaccgACCTGGGGACCCCCAGGCTGAAAACCCAGCACAACTTAACCGTGACGGTGTCCGACGTCAACGACAACGCCCCCGCCTTCAGCCAAAGCTCCTACACCCTGCGGGTCCGCGAGAACAACAGCCCCGCCCTGCACATCGGCAGCGTGAGCGCCACCGACAGAGACGCGGGCGCCAACGCCCAGGTCACCTACtcgctgctgctgccgccccacGACCCGCACCTGCCCCTGGCCTCGCTGGTGTCCATCAACGCGGACAACGGGCAGCTGTTCGCGCTCAGGGCGCTGGATTACGAGGCGCTGCAGGCGTTCGAGTTCGGCGTGCGCGCGGCCGACCGCGGCTCGCCCGCGCTCAGCAGCCAGGCGCTGGTGCGCGTGCTGGTGGTGGACGACAACGACAACGCGCCCTTCGTGCTGTACCCGCTGCAGAACGGCTCGGCGCCCTGCACCGAGCTGGTGCCCAGGGCGGCCGAGGCGGGCTACCTGGTGACCAAGGTGGTGGCGGTGGACGGCGACTCGGGCCAGAACGCCTGGCTGTCGTACCAGCTGCTCAAGGCCACGGAGCCCGGGCTGTTCGGCGTGTGGGCGCACAACGGCGAGGTGCGCACGGCCCGGCTGCTGAGCGAGCGCGACGCCGTCAAGCACAGGCTGCTGGTGCTGGTCAAGGACAATGGCGAGCCGCCGCTGTCGGCCAGCGTCACGCTGCACGTGCTGCTGGTGGACGGCTTCTCGCAGCCCTACCTGCCGCTGCCGGACGTGGCGGCGGCCGAGGCCCGGGCCGACCCGCTCACCGTCTACTTGGTCATCGCCTTGGCGTCGGTGTCGTCGCTCTTCCTGGTGTCGGTGCTGGTGTTCGTGGCGGTGCGGCTGTGCAGGAGGAGCCGGGCGGCGTCGGGGGGCGGCTGCGCGGTGCCCGAGGGCCCGTTTGCGGGCCACCTGGTGGACGTCAGCGGCACGGGGACCCTGTCCCACAGCTACCAGTATGAGGTGTGTCTGAGGGGAGGCTCAGGGACCGGCGAGTTCAAGTTCCTCAAGCCCATTATCCCCAATATCGTGGGTGAAGGGGCCAATAGGGGCACGGAGGAAAACTCTCACTTTAGAAATCATTTTGGGTTCAGTTAG